TATGTTTGATAAATATAGGAAGAAAATTATGGATTATTACCACAATCAAGTATCAAAAACAGAGATTCTTCAAGAGATTAAAAAGAAGGATTTTAGAAAAAATGGTAATGCTTCTAAAATTAAAAATAGCTCTCTACAAGCTTTGAGTCAATACATAAAAAAGACAGAGCTGGAACAAAAGAAAAAAGATAATAATAAAAGAGGGAAAACATATATAGAGAATACTGCTACAAAAATAAAACCATCTGACACAGAAATCACTATTATGAACTTTGATGGAACATTTTCAGTTATTGCCGATACAGTTGAAATTGATACTAAAACAGAAAAAGATAATCAAAAATCTCCACTAATTGAAGAGAAAAAGATAATAAAACCAAGAGGTGGACTGAAAGTAATTAAAAAAAAGAACACTTAGGTCATTATATGCTGTAACGTTACAGAACTTCCAATAAAGCCAAAAGTTGCTCCTCTATTTTTTCTGGTAATAATATTCTCAGTTTTTCCAACTTTTTATTAGTCTCACCATCATTTTTAGGATTAACAAGTGTATCTAAGGCTTGTACTGCTCTAGTTGCTTGCTTTTTTAAGTCGTTGACTATGCCCTTCCTGTAATCTGCACAGACTGATGTCCAAGCATGACAGATATGTCTGCTAGTAGAGTGCCATTATGGAATTAAGTAGAAACAATCATATGCCGTATATCGTGTATTCTAATTCTTTGGTAATATAGAATTTTATTTCATCATCTCAATAATTTTATATATTTTTTCATCTGAAGCATTTGGATAAAGATTTCTAAGAACTGTAAATTTATCTTCTTCAATCTCTACATCTATTACGTCATCCGGAGCTGCTAAAAGTGCAGTAAACGTATCTTGTGCTTCAGCTGCCATCTCACTACCACTACCAAGATAACTACCCTCAGTAGTAGATAGATTTTTGTGAGACAACATCTTACTTACACTGTAAATATTTGCACCATTTCGTAATGCTGTTACTGCAACCATAGAACGAAGATCATGCATAACCATATTATGTACACCAATAGATCCCATTGCTTTTTTAAAGTGATACATAATGCTTTCATGTTTAAACCCAAATATTAATCCCTTAGTCGTTTTTTGAGATTTAATCGCATTTATAAGGAGTGGTGTTAATTGATATTTAACTTCCGTATGTGCTTTAGTATTTTCTGCAGGGAGTGTAAACAATCTCTTTGTATAGTCAATATGCTTGTGCTCCATTAGTAGAGTTTCCCCAATTCTTCTTCCACTTAATAAAAATGAAAATACACCTCTTGCTACAGGGTGTTTATACTCCAGTAATGTTTTAGCAATTAGTTTTGCTTCATCATCCGTACCACTGAATTTTTCTTTTGCTACAATCTTAGGCAGTACAATCTTCTTCCAGTTCAGCTGAACATCATTTATATCTAATACATTTTTAATAACTATCTTTAATAAGCTTATCGTTTTTGGTTTTATCCCACGATTGATAAGCTCGTGTATTAGGTTTTGTATATCATCTACTGTAAAATCATCAACTGATTTCTTATCAAGCTTAGAGCCCTCTATAAACGATGTATATGAACCATTATATGCTTTAACAGTATTCTCAGCAGTGGTTATCTTTTTATTATTTATCCAAGCA
The sequence above is drawn from the Candidatus Sulfurimonas baltica genome and encodes:
- a CDS encoding tyrosine-type recombinase/integrase, translating into MVLKPVKINLNNGTARGMYILLTKDEIRYTKDNETRPPNRAYKIEVAVEAMHSNKRCRGKSTFSIVVGTSISKAVSSLLGKKEKMKETLRLKGTLKVEKVVFEKIDTKDRKFKSLYNAWINNKKITTAENTVKAYNGSYTSFIEGSKLDKKSVDDFTVDDIQNLIHELINRGIKPKTISLLKIVIKNVLDINDVQLNWKKIVLPKIVAKEKFSGTDDEAKLIAKTLLEYKHPVARGVFSFLLSGRRIGETLLMEHKHIDYTKRLFTLPAENTKAHTEVKYQLTPLLINAIKSQKTTKGLIFGFKHESIMYHFKKAMGSIGVHNMVMHDLRSMVAVTALRNGANIYSVSKMLSHKNLSTTEGSYLGSGSEMAAEAQDTFTALLAAPDDVIDVEIEEDKFTVLRNLYPNASDEKIYKIIEMMK